A section of the Oryzias melastigma strain HK-1 linkage group LG2, ASM292280v2, whole genome shotgun sequence genome encodes:
- the cldnc gene encoding claudin c, which yields MASLGLELTGISLAVVGWLLSVLSCALPMWRVTAFIGANIVTAQVYWEGLWMSCVFQSTGQMQCKVYDSMLALPQDLQAARALTIITIIIGVVGVLISMVGAKCTNCIEEEGPKAKVMIGSGVAFIAASLAQLVPVSWSANTIIMEFYNPIIPSAQKMEIGASLYVGWGASALLLIGGCILCCSCPPREDKSMRYNMPPVSRMTYSAAPRSTAQSSYTRKDYV from the coding sequence ATGGCGTCTTTGGGACTTGAATTGACTGGTATCTCCCTGGCAGTGGTGGGGTGGCTACTGAGCGTGCTCAGCTGCGCTCTACCAATGTGGAGGGTCACTGCTTTCATTGGCGCCAACATCGTCACCGCTCAGGTGTACTGGGAGGGTCTGTGGATGAGCTGCGTGTTCCAGAGCACGGGGCAGATGCAGTGCAAGGTGTACGACTCGATGCTGGCCCTCCCGCAGGACCTGCAGGCCGCCAGGGCTCtcaccatcatcaccatcatcatagGGGTGGTGGGCGTCCTCATTTCCATGGTGGGAGCAAAGTGCACCAACTGCATTGAAGAGGAGGGTCCGAAAGCCAAGGTGATGATTGGTTCAGGGGTGGCGTTCATTGCCGCGTCACTGGCGCAGCTCGTCCCCGTCTCCTGGTCGGCAAACACCATCATCATGGAGTTCTACAACCCCATCATTCCCTCTGCGCAGAAGATGGAGATTGGTGCATCGTTGTACGTGGGATGGGGCGCCTCGGCGTTGCTTCTGATTGGAGGGTGCATTCTGTGCTGCAGCTGCCCCCCACGGGAAGATAAATCAATGAGGTACAACATGCCTCCTGTAAGTCGGATGACCTACTCCGCCGCTCCGAGGTCGACGGCTCAAAGCTCCTACACCAGGAAAGACTATGTGTGA
- the LOC112142915 gene encoding claudin-3-like has translation MSMGLELVGICLGFIGFIGAIIVCALPQWKTTAFIGSNIITAQVIWEGLWMNCVVQSTGQMQCKMYDSLLALTADMQASRAMTVIAIILGVLGVLISIVGAKCTNCIEDEAAKAKVMIISGIFFILAGLLVLIPVSWSANTIIQTFYNPVLADPQRREIGASLYIGWASAALLLIGGALLCSRCPPKEERYKPARMAYSAPRSISAGGGYDKKDYV, from the coding sequence ATGTCGATGGGTTTGGAGTTAGTGGGCATTTGTCTTGGATTCATTGGATTCATCGGTGCTATAATAGTATGCGCCTTGCCTCAGTGGAAGACGACAGCTTTCATTGGATCCAACATTATCACAGCTCAAGTCATCTGGGAGGGCTTATGGATGAACTGTGTTGTTCAGAGCACAGGCCAGATGCAGTGCAAGATGTATGATTCTCTCCTGGCTTTAACGGCTGACATGCAGGCGTCCAGAGCAATGACAGTCATAGCCATTATTCTTGGAGTACTAGGGGTGCTGATCTCAATTGTTGGAGCCAAATGTACCAACTGCATTGAAGATGAAGCAGCCAAAGCCAAAGTGATGATCATTTCCGGGATCTTCTTCATTCTCGCCGGACTTCTGGTCCTCATCCCCGTCTCCTGGAGTGCAAACACCATCATCCAGACTTTTTACAACCCAGTGCTGGCTGACCCTCAGAGGAGAGAGATTGGGGCATCCCTTTACATTGGCTGGGCATCAGCTGCTCTTCTTCTGATTGGAGGGGCTTTGCTGTGCAGCAGGTGTCCACCAAAAGAGGAGAGATACAAGCCAGCGAGAATGGCCTACTCTGCTCCGCGCAGCATCAGTGCAGGTGGAGGTTATGACAAGAAGGACtatgtttag
- the LOC112142916 gene encoding claudin-3: MSMGLELVGITLGMIGFIGAIIACAMPQWRMTAFIGSNIVTSQVIWEGLWMNCVTQSTGQMQCKMYDSLLALSADLQASRAMTVIAIILGVLGVLISIVGAKCTNCIEDEAAKAKVMIISGIFFILAGLLVLIPVSWSANTIIQDFYNPMLIDAQKREIGASLYIGWAAAGLLLIGGALLCTRCPPKEERYKPARMAYSAPRSISAGGGYDKKDYV, encoded by the coding sequence ATGTCGATGGGTTTGGAATTAGTGGGCATTACTCTTGGAATGATTGGATTCATCGGTGCTATAATAGCATGTGCCATGCCTCAGTGGAGGATGACGGCTTTCATCGGATCCAACATTGTCACCTCTCAGGTCATCTGGGAGGGCTTATGGATGAACTGTGTCACTCAGAGCACAGGTCAGATGCAGTGCAAGATGTATGATTCTCTCCTGGCTTTATCGGCTGACCTGCAGGCGTCAAGAGCAATGACAGTCATAGCCATTATTCTTGGAGTACTAGGGGTGCTGATCTCTATTGTTGGAGCCAAATGTACCAACTGCATTGAAGATGAAGCAGCCAAAGCCAAAGTGATGATCATTTCCGGGATCTTCTTCATTCTCGCCGGCCTTCTGGTCCTCATCCCCGTCTCCTGGAGTGCAAACACCATCATCCAGGATTTCTACAACCCAATGCTGATAGACGCTCAGAAGAGGGAGATTGGGGCATCCCTTTACATTGGCTGGGCAGCAGCTGGACTTCTTCTGATTGGAGGGGCTTTGCTGTGCACTAGGTGTCCACCAAAAGAGGAGAGATACAAGCCAGCGAGAATGGCCTACTCTGCACCGCGCAGCATCAGTGCAGGTGGAGGTTATGACAAGAAGGACTATGTTTAA
- the LOC112142920 gene encoding claudin-3, translated as MSKILELVGIFLGFIGFIGALVTCVLPQWKMTAFIEEKTISPQANWDGLWMSCMVESTGTMECDVYNSILKIPSDLQASRAMTVMGIIAALLGILISIVEAKCIEEEAAKAKVMIVSGILFILAGLLVLIPVSWSANTVMQDFYNPMLKDSEKKEIGTSLYIGWASAGLLLLGGTLLCNRCPPKEEKYKPRRTAYSAPNKVSTSGGHDKKDYV; from the coding sequence ATGTCAAAGATTTTGGAATTAGTGGGCATTTTCCTTGGATTCATTGGATTCATCGGTGCACTAGTAACATGCGTCTTGCCTCAGTGGAAGATGACGGCTTTCATAGAAGAGAAAACTATCTCTCCTCAGGCCAACTGGGATGGCTTATGGATGAGCTGTATGGTGGAGAGCACAGGCACGATGGAGTGCGACGTCTATAATTCTATCCTGAAAATACCTTCTGATCTGCAGGCCTCCAGAGCAATGACAGTCATGGGCATTATAGCGGCACTGCTAGGCATTCTGATCTCTATTGTTGAAGCCAAATGTATTGAAGAGGAAGCAGCCAAAGCCAAAGTGATGATCGTTTCTGGGATCTTGTTCATCCTCGCCGGCCTTCTGGTCTTGATCCCCGTCTCCTGGAGTGCCAACACCGTTATGCAGGATTTTTACAACCCAATGCTGAAGGATTCTGAGAAGAAAGAGATTGGAACTTCTCTCTACATTGGCTGGGCATCAGCTGGACTTCTTCTGCTTGGAGGGACTTTGCTGTGCAACAGGTGTCCACCAAAAGAGGAGAAATACAAACCACGGAGAACGGCCTACTCAGCACCAAACAAAGTCAGCACAAGTGGAGGACATGACAAGAAGGACTATGTTTAA